One genomic segment of Gottschalkia acidurici 9a includes these proteins:
- a CDS encoding iron-sulfur cluster biosynthesis family protein, producing the protein MGVAFDWVQDEPTENDEMFDVEGVNVFIDKKTVNKTPYINIDYGNFPWGDDFIINYSK; encoded by the coding sequence ATGGGGGTTGCCTTTGATTGGGTTCAGGATGAGCCTACAGAGAATGATGAAATGTTCGATGTAGAAGGAGTTAACGTGTTTATAGATAAAAAGACAGTAAATAAAACTCCCTATATAAATATTGACTATGGCAATTTTCCATGGGGAGATGACTTCATTATAAATTATTCTAAATAA